Genomic window (Nymphaea colorata isolate Beijing-Zhang1983 chromosome 1, ASM883128v2, whole genome shotgun sequence):
TTTTTCCAATGTGAATCTCTGGCagcagatctctctctctctctctctctttctctgtatcTATCTATTTATCTACCTATCTGTGCTGCCTGTGAAAGGGTAAGATCCCTCTTTCCCACTACAGATCTGAATCCCTCTTTACGGAAACAGATCTAGAtctctttgcaattgcagtACTTAAACGTTCACGGCAGCTTCCATATGTCTGCCCTTACTTTTAATTTATGGCAGTTCGGTCTCAAAACTGATTTCTGTGTAAGAAAGATGAAACTGCTAGAAGAGGTGTTTGGTTGTTCGGGGCTAGTAGCTATTGGCGCATTCTCCGTTTGTTTATCTGGTGGAAAGCGTTCTTTGGGTTTCGGATCTGTTGGAATGTGATTTTTTCCCATCCATGACTGAATTTCAGATACTTCTCTAGTTATTTCATTTGGAAGCCTTTGTCTTTTGTGGGATTCAACCTTCTATGAATCTTGGTTAACCTTTGATTCATCTTAGCAATCTTTTCTCCGTTGAAGGGGACATGTTGCATCCTTTGTCACAATAAGGCAGTTAATATCTTTCCATAAGGCTCTACCTTCTGCAAAAGTTTAAACCTTAGGACAGGACTTCTTTCAGGGAAGCCCATAAGGTTGTTAATGGTGATGAAAATTTCATCTCTTGATGCTAAAGAAATCAATGCTCTGTTACTGATCCAGTCATTGATTGTCGACTGGCCAAGATATTGTTTTAAGAGCTTATGACCCATCTCTTGACTTTTTGCTTATTATCTATATATTTCTTTCTCCAGGTTCACAAGCTACAGCTCTTGATTCGGAGCATCTCATACATATTACAGCCTTTTCCTATTGCAACGCTTCACAATGGTTTCTTCCTTGTTTCCTTTGTGCAATTTCCATTGTTTTTATCTGCTACATTCTTTATTTACATGATTAGTGGAAGTTTAGACCATCTCAGTGGTCGTGTACAATTTTCTCTGATTGATCTGGCTTCCATGTCAATCTACTGTAGAGTTTCTAATAATATGAACCCATTTCTTGACAGGTGGTTCTTGCAGCTTCTATTATCAACAAGTCTGGTAAAGGTGAGCTGCATTTCTATGAACTACATTAGTACATCGAGGTTCTGCAAGAAAGACTCGTTTGTACATTTAAAACCTCCTCATATGCACAAAAATGTTTGCAAAAATTGTTACTGGGGTTgcataaaatatgtaaaattttgttttctgcaCCTCCTATGAATATTTACATCTTTCATACATGGTATCCATTTTGAGTTTCCTCTTTCTCCTTTACTTTTCTCACATTTCATTCAGATCACTTATATATGGTTATGTCTATTTTCAGCATTAGTTTCAAGGCAGTTTGTGGAAATGTCACGCATCAGGATAGAGGGACTGCTAGCTGCATTTCCTAAGTTAGTTGGTATAGGAAAACAACACACTTATGTTGAAACGGAAAATGTGCGCTACGTGTACCAACCAATGGAAACTTTGTATCTGCTTCTTGTCACAAACAAACAGAGCAATATACTTGAGGATCTGGAGACATTGAGGCTCCTGTCCAAGCTGGTATTCAACTAAACCTTTTGCAGCCATTTCATATTTTAGTTGATTTTGTTTGGGTCTATGGAATCTACTTTTGATGAAGTGGAAGGTGTTTATCTTCATTAGTGAACTTGTTTTGATATGTTTTATTGCTCCTTGTAGCTACTCCCTGTTGTAAAGGCAGAATTCAGTTAATATTTTAACCACACTATAGTAATTCTGAATGTGATGGTTTTGAACATTCTAAAACTGAAGTGTGATGAGATATAAGCTTTTAGCTAATTGTGTTTCCTGtccttttttttgtgtgttttcaggttttcttgaaattttcattgaatttcATGTGTCTCCacactcactcacacacacacacacacacacacacatatatatatgtgtgtgtgtgtacatatgtatgtatatatgattttattatcctttttctcttttgtgtgTCTGTTGTTGTATTATCTCCTTCTGATAGCTGCATATTGCCAAATCTTGCACAGGTTCCTGAATATTCCCCTTCACTTGATGAAGAAGGCGTTTGCAGGATGGCTTTTGAGTTGATTTTTGCTTTTGATGAAGTAATATCTCTTGGTCACAAGGAAAGTGTAACTGTTGCACAAGTCAAGCAGTACTGTGAAATGGAGAGCCATGAAGAGAGGCTTCACAAGCTAGTTATGCAGAGCAAGATAAATGAAACCAAGGATGTTATGAAGAGAAAAGCTAGCGAAATTGACAAGAGCAAGGTTTATATTCTTATTTTGTAAGTCCTAATTGTTCTGCTGGCTTCTGATAACCTTTCTCCTGATGTGTATGTGCACCtgttctcctttttctcttttctctctctcttcagatGGAGAAGAATAGAGGGGAAAAAGGTGGTTTCATGTCTCTGCCATTGTCTGGTTCGACTAGAATTGAGAGTAGCTTCAACGATATGAGCATATCAGGTGGCAGCGGTGGGGGATTTGGCAgtggatctggatttggatttgacaCTGATATCGAGCCAACTAAATCAAAAGGTTCTTCCTTGGCTTATTCTGCCAGAACAGTGATATTACTTCCCAGAtaattttgtagttttgaaaaaattaatgatGAATATTGTTGAATTCTGAATCTGTCAGAGttgcttttaaaatttgctgCTGCTGTTTGGTTCACTAACCTTGCATTATTTTGGTGTCACTAATTATGCGAAAATCTAGTCACATATTGTTCATATTGCCAGGTCGGCCAACTTCTTCTGCCACAGCTCCCCCTAAAGGTCTTGGAATGCAGCTAGGAAAAACACAGAAAACTAATCAGTTCTTGGAGTCTCTGAAGGCGGAAGGTGAAGTAATTCTTGAAGATGTGAAACCCATCCCAGGACAGTCAAGAGCGCCTGCTCCCATACCATCTGATCCCATCACGTTGACTgtagaagaaaaaattaatgtgACTCTAAAACGTGATGGTGGATTGAGTAACTTTGATGTCCAAGGGACTCTTTCACTGCAAATACTGAACAAGGAAGATGGTTTCATTCAAGTCCAGGTGGTGTACTTCTTCTAGTATGGGAAAATAGATATGATTTTCCAGGTTTTCAGTTTAGTTTCTATCTTTTGAGGAGTCAGCTTTCCAAGATTCTGCCATATTGGCAGGCCATTgcaaattttctctctttctataaaCTGTTGGCATGAAGGTTATGAAAATAGACAGTATAGTTGGTCGGCAcaggttttttatattttcattgaTTGATTTTCCCTCATGGGTGTTTCTGGATTCTCaattatttctttaaaatatttggaaaaaaaatgttgaccGCAGATGTGAACTGATGTGTTTACTATCAGCTACATACTGTAGGAACAAAGTTTACTTTCTGATAATATGTTTAACTGTAATACGTGGAAGTCAAATGATCCGTTTCATTGACCTAGCATACAAGTATAATTTCAATTAAGTGCTGAATGCTAGAAATTTGTAAAACATTTAAGAAAAAGGTGTCATTGTAagttctatttcttttcctggatttttgaaaattgtaaatTACTGTGACAATTCTTGATGTTTATGAACAACTACTTCGTTAAGCATCTGAAATCAACTATGTAATATTTATTTGCAACAATTACCAATAGATCTTTTGAGAGAAGGagcacatataatatatttatatttatgtgaatatttatgtttatattcACGATCATGTAATTAACTAGCTAACCAGTATGGAGGTGATCTAAGTTGCCTTGGATTGACAAGTATAATttaccatgtatttttttttgtttgcacaTTTGAAGATGCATTGTCATGATAAGTAATACTGCTGTTTGTTTGGAAAATAGTTCACTTCTTCTAGAGCTTTGCTGCCTGTAAATTCTATGGATCAAAAGATTGTTGTGTTAATGCCTAATGGTCACTTTGGCATAGTGTGCAACATGACAGTTTTTATGTGTTGAAATTTTATAATCTAATATAAAGGGTTCTCTGTTGGTAAGTCCAATGCAATTTTGACTTGAAACCAATGACAACCATAACTAGGTGGTAGTATGGCGTTTCCTTGCTTTTAGTTCTCATGAATGTCAAGTAAGAGTACCTCAAAGTGTTATTCATTTATTCCCTTCCTTTTCAGATTGAAAGTGGATCAAATGCAGGGTTGCAGTTCAAAACTCACCCGAACATCAACAAGGAATTATTTTCTAATGAAAATATACTAGGCTTGAGGGACCCTAACAGACCTTTCCCTACTGGCCAATCTGGTGAGGCTTCAGGGGTTGGGCTTTTGAAGTGGAGAATGCAAAGTGTTGATGAGTCTGCTGTGCCACTCAGCAGTAGGTTCCTGGCTTAccaatttctttttgtgtgtgtgtgtgtatattgcAATGTCTTGTctgaacatgtttttttattccAGTCAATTGTTGGCCTTCTGTCTCTGGTGGGGAAACATATGTTAGTATTGAGTATGAAGCCTCCTCTATGTTTGATTTGCGGAATGTTGTCATTTCAATTCCTCTTCCTGCATTGAGGGATCACCCAGAAGTCAAGCAAATTGATGGAGACTGGAGGTCAACTTCTAGCACTAAACATTTCCATTGCCAAGTTGTTTGTAGAATACTTTGTGGTTGACTGGTTTCTGTTGCTTATTTGACATACTGACAATATTGCAGCCACTGATTCTCTCATGTGCCTGTCATTTCCTCTAGTAGTAGGAGAGGGAGTATGACCTAATGTCTGATGTTGAACATCGGATTGAATTGTATATGTGCTGAAATGTTTTGTAGCTAAACTATTTCTGGATCTTAACAAAGCTTCATTACTTGGATATATTTCTATATAATGAACTCAAAGGGGCACTGGACAAaagattgtttcttttgttaaaaagcTGATTCTATATCAGATGCTATCAACCTTCCTTCTTAATTTTGCCCGTGGTTTTCTTGGTGTTGATGTTGTgtattttttctcatcttcttttAATCTTGCACTTTTCATGTGTAATTTCAGAAGTcagtttattttttgttgtctaTGCCTTAAAAGTCAAAGCTGTTGTCAAGCAGATAAAAtcgttttttattatttcacaTCAAGAAATTCAGATATGCATAAGATATTTCTGTTTTTCGtttgcatgtatatatgtgcCTGTATGGTTGTCCATGTCATTCCATCTGCTGTCACCGTAGTTCTTCTCGAGGCATTCCTAGTAGTTGCATTTGATATCCCTTAGAAGCATATGCAACCTTTACAAAATTTCCTGCTTTGGTGTTAATTTATTGGCACAGTCATGGAGATCATGCCTGTCCAGTTTGATCTACTTAATATGAACTGCAAGTATTATTAAATAAAGGGAGCTTCTATATGGAAAAGTTATTATATTGAGACGAGCTACTAGTCTAACATGCTAGAATACAAGTGTCTAGATGCACTCACATGGACATGTTCGGGTATATGTGATACATCCTCATCATATGCACACCCAACCTAGGTGTCTTTCTTTTGTACTCGACAGCATGTTTATTGCAAGAAGTATGTCTGGGACCAAGGTTTTGAGTTCCACGCTGCTATTTTTTGTACATTGGCAAGGTAGaagtcaatcttttgttcagCATGTTTTGGGTTTTGCCTTTGTTTTGCTGCATTTCTCAATTTAAGATCTGTATATTTTGCTATTCATATTTTGACCATATAATTCTACTGTTAGATTGTTCAATAGTACCTATTTGGATGCAGATACGACAGTAGGAGCTCTGTTTTAGAGTGGTCTATCCTTTTGATTGATAACTCAAACAGGAGGTAAGCAATATTAAGATGTGTTAGAGCAGCCtcattactttcatttcataattCTTATTTGCACATTGCAGTGGATCTATGGAGTTTGTAGTTCCTCCAGCAGACTCTTCTGCTTTCTTCCCCATACAAGTTAGGTTCACTGCAGCCAAAACATTCAGCGATGTGAAGGttagtttgtttaaaattttaaatgtagcCATTTCCCTTTTTAATGCCTGTCCTAGTTTGCTGCATGCTCTGTAGTTGGTGCTTGGGATAGGACGACCAACACtttgtgcatgtgtgcatgttCAGATAAGGAAAATGGGAAGGGGAGGTATTGCCTCTGACATGTCTTGTCTTGTAAAGTAATTATGATTTTGAAGTTCATAATGCCGATACTTTGGGCCTCTAATTTTAGATCAAAGTCAACAGCAGTGGTAAAGCAAGTGGACTAGGCACTAGGCACTTTTATGTTAAGTGCTAGAAAAAAGCTTGTGATTATTCAGTGGCATCGTCAAATGTCGTAGGGCTTTATCATTGCGTTTGTTTAGTGCTTTGGTTTGTAACATTCTAGCATTTATGGAACTTTTGATCCATGCAATCGTTTTGGTGAGTGATTCTCTCTCCTAGTTGTAAAGAAATCCAATTCGATGTTTCTTGTACATCTCACTGAACATCATGGACCATAGTTTTGTTCATCCAAGTTTGTTATAGAAAATTGCAACTTTGTTCTAGCCAAGTATGAGAAGGTATGGAGAACCCCATGGCCTTGAGTTCAGTCTCGACGTTCCAGTTGATAGACGGTGGATGTGATTTTGTTTTGTCATTACTACATGATACTTGTGAAAAGTGGCTGACTTCTTAGatggatggttaaaattttccaattttgcaGGTTGTTAATGTTTTGCCCCTGAAAGGAGGTCCTCCTCCAAAGTTTGCCCATCGCACACAGCTCATCACTGAAAATTACCAAGTAATGTGATCTTGATTTTATTGTGTTTGGTTTCCATGTATACATCGAGCATGACTACCCTCCCTTTGTTGATATTTTTGCTTGCCATGCAATGAAGCAAAAGGGTCtgtattttcttcctttttcccttttttttgagAGTTAAGCCGAGGACAACACCAAGGAGAaattcaaaacaataaaattttaaagttgttGCTTGATATAGGTTCTCTAGCTTGACATGGTTCAAATGTTCCTTTTATCCCAGGATTAAAATCCTGGATTCAGCTGAATAGGGATTTGCATCCCTAtttgttgttttggttttatgtCAGGGTTTCCATTCCACTGTTTGTTGATCGcttggaaaaaaatgttatataGACTGTTGGCATGTATAGTATATGGCTGCTGATGAGATTAGCACACCAAACTTGCATCGTCTATGGTGGGCAGAAAATTAATCTGCATTTTAACCTGTAACATATAAACCTTGACAAGGCAAGTAACGAGATGATAGCAAAGCAAACCAGCCAAGGGCGTTCAAGCAAGACTATTTGGAGAATTACTTTCTCCACAAAAAGATCATGCAAACGCTAACAATGCGTTTCCAATGGTATTATTGGAGCCTCACGgactctaaaaaaaaaaaacacccacacacacaaaaatttaCAAACACAACACCAATATCATAAACCAATAgcatttccattttctgtttaATAAAGATCATACAAACCATCAACATTGAACCTTGGGGAGTTGCATTTACAACTAAGATGGCAAAACTCAAGAACCAAGAATTTCAGAATTAAGTGGCGTCCTAAACGCCATCTTTAGAAAAGCAATGAAGGCCCTAAAAATACCATTCGGAGCACCCtgtataaagagaaaaaaaaagagaacctaATTTACCTAGTGCAGCAATATTGTTAACCAATCAATTGCCAATAAGAAACACTAAACCGAATAAAGTGGAGAAATGATAATTGACACTGACAAGTGACAAACCATCTTTTGATATGTGCTGCTGCTAGAAACGAGCTTCCACGATTCATCTTCATTCccatccctttctttttctctttaacgTTCCAGCAAAGCGAACCGTCGCCGCTGCTCTGCTCGGTCGTCACTGCCGAGTCATCAAGAGATGGCTCACGGTTGCTCGTCAGCTCCGCAAACCGAACTCCCAAACTCTGCCCAAATTTACGACTTGCCTGCTGATCGCCCTCTACACCCTGCAGAAACGCCAGGTCGTTGCCGTTCATATCTACTCATTCCCTGCCATCGAGGCATGGAATCGACCAGACCACATTGCCTGCAGATCCCCAAATGGGGATGAGGAATTGGCGGCCACATTGGATGCAAATAAAGCCTGAGATTTAGCAAACAAGAAGTAAGTATCCCTCCGCTTTGCCCAAATCTCCAAAAACTCAGATAACACCCAAAAGCCCAGAATCTGTCCTTCATTCTCTGAACTCAATGTGCGTTGGTTTCACCTGCCAATTGAAATGTGATGGAGATGGAAACATGAAACCTATAGAACGCATTGTGGGTCGCCTCGGTGGATCAATTGAAAGGGGACGATGGCTTCTGCGCAGCTGCCTGAAGCTGTTCATAGGGATGAAGACGAAGAGAGAGGCAAAATTCATACACACGAGCGCACGAACATGCACGCCTATACATAAATGCATACCTATCAAGCCATGGACCTGTCCTTCTAAGAAGGCATAGTTGGAGTTTACGTATGAGACTCGAGAATGTGCGTGAAGGAATTTTATGAAAGTTGGGATCTATCCTGAAACTTTTTATGATAGAAGCCTCTAGCTCAACAAAGTCCCACGGTACCGAGCAGATGGCTTGGGCTTCGCGAGTTAAGAGCGTCcttgaagaagaaaagtaaCCATAATTTTCAAGAATAAAAATGTTGTTGAAGTTGCGGAAGGTAATTAAGAATGATGATAGATTACAGAGAAAAGTAATAGTTGTAACTAAAACAATGTTTGCTTGAACGATGAAGTTTCACAAAATTGTCAATCATCGTCCCCTTAAACATTGGTTAATTTTGGCGCACAAGAAGAGCAGGAAAACTCTGCCTGAATTTGCCAAAACCATATAGGTATTAGGGCCTCACTTAGGATCCCAAGGGAGATATTAGATATACACGAAGCGTTGAATATGTGTACATGACCATAGATTCAGAAAGAGAAACCGTATGCAACTGGTCAACCGTTTTAAATAGAGTTGAATGCATGATCAATGTCAACCATTCTAAGTAGATCTAAATTATTtgaattattaaaatttaaacgTTCTCCCAAATTTATCCCAACTTATAAGAAATTGATTTTccatatttgaatgaaatttgaCTTGTCAGAGGATTTAGTTTTAGAATATCATAAATACAATGACTCACTAGCTAGCAACAAATGTAcatgtgtataaaaaaaaactttcgtGTAAAACCAGAGGCCGACCTCTATAAAACAAGATAGTCCTAACTCTTGaatctttttcttcattgaatGTTCGGTTCTAGAATATTAGAGGCTAAAATATCCATATGAATGATACAAACGAGTTGGACGAGCTGAGGATTTCAATAAGGATATGAATACTTGACATCTGATTTAGAATTAAACTGGATTTGAAAAGGATTA
Coding sequences:
- the LOC116266450 gene encoding coatomer subunit delta, translated to MVVLAASIINKSGKALVSRQFVEMSRIRIEGLLAAFPKLVGIGKQHTYVETENVRYVYQPMETLYLLLVTNKQSNILEDLETLRLLSKLVPEYSPSLDEEGVCRMAFELIFAFDEVISLGHKESVTVAQVKQYCEMESHEERLHKLVMQSKINETKDVMKRKASEIDKSKMEKNRGEKGGFMSLPLSGSTRIESSFNDMSISGGSGGGFGSGSGFGFDTDIEPTKSKGRPTSSATAPPKGLGMQLGKTQKTNQFLESLKAEGEVILEDVKPIPGQSRAPAPIPSDPITLTVEEKINVTLKRDGGLSNFDVQGTLSLQILNKEDGFIQVQIESGSNAGLQFKTHPNINKELFSNENILGLRDPNRPFPTGQSGEASGVGLLKWRMQSVDESAVPLSINCWPSVSGGETYVSIEYEASSMFDLRNVVISIPLPALRDHPEVKQIDGDWRYDSRSSVLEWSILLIDNSNRSGSMEFVVPPADSSAFFPIQVRFTAAKTFSDVKVVNVLPLKGGPPPKFAHRTQLITENYQVM